A single window of Channa argus isolate prfri chromosome 10, Channa argus male v1.0, whole genome shotgun sequence DNA harbors:
- the LOC137134519 gene encoding chitin-binding domain protein cbd-1-like: MCRLILTAGLYLIVAILASGGDSQQFCIGKTDGDYANPNDVNSFYSCSNGVVYIKYCQPGLIFNESCDCCDWPPTAAPTATDQLVNTTKSAEPSQNVCNGKSDGDYANPNNLNSFYSCSNGVVYIKYCQPGLIFNESCDCCDWPPTAAPTATDQSVNTTKSPEPSQNVCNGKSDGDYANPNDLNSFYSCSNGVVYIKYCQPGLIFNESCDCCDWPPTAAPTATDQFVNTTKSAEPSQNVCNGKSDGDYANPNDLNSFYSCSNGVVYIKYCQPGLIFNESCDCCDWPPTAAPTATDQSVNTTKSPEPSQNVCNGKSDGDYANPNDLNSFYSCSNGVVYIKYCQPGLIFNESCDCCDWPPTAAPTATDQSVNTTKSPEPSQNVCNGKSDGDYANPNDLNSFYSCSNGVVYIKYCQPGLIFNESCDCCDWPPTAAPTATDQSVNTTKSPEPSQNVCNGKSDGDYANPNDLNSFYSCSNGVVYIKYCQPGLIFNESCDCCDWPPTAAPTATDQLVNTTKSAEPSQNVCNGKSDGDYANPNDLNSFYSCSNGVVYIKYCQPGLIFNESCDCCDWPPTAAPTATDQSVNITKSPEPSQNVCNGKSDGDYANPNDLNSFYSCSNGVVYIKYCQPGLIFNESCNCCDSPTTEAPTTTTQRVTKTKSPAPCQHFCSGKRNGYYANPNNLNSFYSCSNGVVCIKYCQPGLIFKESCDCCDWPTTAAPTTTTQRVTKTKSPAPCQHFCSGKRDGYYANPNNLNSFYSCSNGVVCIKYCQPGLIFNESCNCCDWPTTAAPTTTTPRVTTAKSPAPCQHFCSGKRDGYYANPNNLNSFYSCSNGVVCIKYCQPGLIFNESCNSCDWPTTAAPTTTTQRVTKTKSPAPCQHFCSGKRNGNYANPKNPYLYFRCSKGRTYIGNCQPGFIFKESCNCCDWVTAPTTTINTDNRTTTAESKQDSNNTKNNGDYVKVNSVMFMVCHFFIFFFKSLY, encoded by the exons ATGTGCAGGCTAATACTGACTGCAG GTCTCTACTTGATTGTTGCCATTTTAG CTTCTGGTGGAGACAGTCAACAGTTCTGTATTGGAAAAACTGATGGAGACTATGCCAACCCAAACGACGTAAATTCTTTTTACAGTTGTTCCAATGGAGTGGTCTACATCAAATACTGCCAACCAGGTTTGATCTTCAATGAAAGTTGTGACTGCTGTGACTGGCCCCCAACTGCAGCTCCCACTGCCACAGACCAATTAGTTAATACAACCAAATCTGCTGAACCCAGTCAAAACGTCTGTAACGGAAAAAGTGATGGAGACTATGCCAACCCAAACAACCTAAATTCTTTTTACAGTTGTTCCAATGGAGTGGTCTACATCAAATACTGCCAACCAGGTTTGATCTTCAATGAAAGTTGTGACTGCTGTGACTGGCCCCCAACTGCAGCTCCCACTGCCACAGACCAAAGTGTTAATACAACCAAATCTCCTGAACCCAGTCAAAACGTCTGTAACGGAAAAAGTGATGGAGACTATGCCAACCCAAACGACCTAAATTCTTTTTACAGTTGTTCCAATGGAGTGGTCTACATCAAATACTGCCAACCAGGTTTGATCTTCAATGAAAGTTGTGACTGCTGTGACTGGCCCCCAACTGCAGCTCCCACTGCCACAGACCAATTTGTTAATACAACCAAATCTGCTGAACCCAGTCAAAACGTCTGTAACGGAAAAAGTGATGGAGACTATGCCAACCCAAACGACCTAAATTCTTTTTACAGTTGTTCCAATGGAGTGGTCTACATCAAATACTGCCAACCAGGTTTGATCTTCAATGAAAGTTGTGACTGCTGTGACTGGCCCCCAACTGCAGCTCCCACTGCCACAGACCAAAGTGTTAATACAACCAAATCTCCTGAACCCAGTCAAAACGTCTGTAACGGAAAAAGTGATGGAGACTATGCCAACCCAAACGACCTAAATTCTTTTTACAGTTGTTCCAATGGAGTGGTCTACATCAAATACTGCCAACCAGGTTTGATCTTCAATGAAAGTTGTGACTGCTGTGACTGGCCCCCAACTGCAGCTCCCACTGCCACAGACCAAAGTGTTAATACAACCAAATCTCCTGAACCCAGTCAAAACGTCTGTAACGGAAAAAGTGATGGAGACTATGCCAACCCAAACGACCTAAATTCTTTTTACAGTTGTTCCAATGGAGTGGTCTACATCAAATACTGCCAACCAGGTTTGATCTTCAATGAAAGTTGTGACTGCTGTGACTGGCCCCCAACTGCAGCTCCCACTGCCACAGACCAAAGTGTTAATACAACCAAATCTCCTGAACCCAGTCAAAACGTCTGTAACGGAAAAAGTGATGGAGACTATGCCAACCCAAACGACCTAAATTCTTTTTACAGTTGTTCCAATGGAGTGGTCTACATCAAATACTGCCAACCAGGTTTGATCTTCAATGAAAGTTGTGACTGCTGTGACTGGCCCCCAACTGCAGCTCCCACTGCCACAGACCAATTAGTTAATACAACCAAATCTGCTGAACCCAGTCAAAACGTCTGTAACGGAAAAAGTGATGGAGACTATGCCAACCCAAACGACCTAAATTCTTTTTACAGTTGTTCCAATGGAGTGGTCTACATCAAATACTGCCAACCAGGTTTGATCTTCAATGAAAGTTGTGACTGCTGTGACTGGCCCCCAACTGCAGCTCCCACTGCCACAGACCAAAGTGTTAATATAACCAAATCTCCTGAACCCAGTCAAAACGTCTGTAACGGAAAAAGTGATGGAGACTATGCCAACCCAAACGACCTAAATTCTTTTTACAGTTGTTCCAATGGAGTGGTCTACATCAAATACTGCCAACCAGGTTTGATCTTCAATGAAAGTTGTAACTGCTGTGACTCACCCACAACTGAAGCTCCCACTACCACAACCCAAAGAGTTACTAAAACCAAATCTCCTGCACCCTGTCAACACTTCTGCAGTGGAAAGAGGAATGGGTATTATGCCAACCCAAACAACCTAAATTCTTTTTACAGTTGTTCCAATGGAGTGGTCTGCATCAAATACTGCCAACCAGGTTTGATCTTCAAAGAAAGTTGTGACTGCTGTGACTGGCCCACAACTGCAGCTCCCACTACCACAACCCAAAGAGTTACTAAAACCAAATCTCCTGCACCCTGTCAACACTTCTGCAGTGGAAAGAGGGATGGGTATTATGCCAACCCAAACAACCTAAATTCTTTTTACAGTTGTTCCAATGGAGTGGTCTGCATCAAATACTGCCAACCAGGTTTGATCTTCAATGAAAGTTGTAACTGCTGTGACTGGCCCACAACTGCAGCTCCCACTACCACAACCCCAAGAGTTACTACAGCCAAATCTCCTGCACCCTGTCAACACTTCTGCAGTGGAAAGAGGGATGGGTATTATGCCAACCCAAACAACCTAAATTCTTTTTACAGTTGTTCCAATGGAGTGGTCTGCATCAAATACTGCCAACCAGGTTTGATCTTCAATGAAAGTTGTAACTCCTGTGACTGGCCCACAACTGCAGCTCCCACTACCACAACCCAAAGAGTTACTAAAACCAAATCTCCTGCACCCTGTCAACACTTCTGCAGTGGAAAGAGGAATGGGAATTATGCCAACCCAAAGAACccttatttatattttaggtgTTCCAAAGGGCGAACCTACATAGGAAACTGCCAGCCAGgtttcattttcaaagaaagctgcaACTGCTGTGACTGGGTAACTGCTCCCACGACCACTATCAACACAGATAACAGAACCACAACTGCTGAAAGCAAACAAGACTCAAATAATACAAAGAATAATGGAGATTATGTGAAAGTAAACTCTGTTATGTTTatggtttgtcattttttcatctttttcttcaaAAGTCTTTACTAA